The Silvanigrella paludirubra genome contains a region encoding:
- a CDS encoding 2,3,4,5-tetrahydropyridine-2,6-dicarboxylate N-succinyltransferase yields the protein MKSISLQDLNNLQDNISEIFSTPELLKRKESQECITQCLRYLEDGTLRVSSPEGEGPNCGEVEMKDLQNWEVHVWVKQAILLAMRMRTAETFKWELNGNVTSSFQDRIHAGVLGYHDKLDVRKDLASFGVRSVYGSVVREGAFISKGVILMPSFVNIGAWVGLGTMIDTWATAGSCAQIGKNVHVAGGVGIGGVLEPENARPVIIGDNAFLGSRVIVVEGTIVGEGAILAANVSLTSSTPIYDVTTQDKKEYRGIVPPNAVVVAGTRMKEFAGGEVPIQCAYIIAFRSPKTDTKVSLNHILRETGIPV from the coding sequence ATGAAATCAATTTCTTTGCAAGACTTAAATAATTTACAAGATAATATTTCTGAAATTTTTTCAACTCCAGAGTTGTTAAAAAGAAAAGAATCACAAGAATGTATTACTCAATGCTTAAGGTATTTAGAAGATGGTACTTTAAGAGTTTCTTCTCCTGAAGGAGAAGGTCCTAATTGTGGTGAAGTAGAAATGAAAGATCTCCAAAATTGGGAAGTCCATGTTTGGGTGAAACAAGCAATCCTTTTAGCAATGAGAATGAGAACAGCCGAGACATTTAAATGGGAATTAAATGGAAATGTAACAAGCTCTTTTCAAGATCGTATCCATGCTGGGGTTTTAGGATATCACGATAAATTAGACGTAAGAAAAGATTTAGCATCATTCGGTGTTCGTTCTGTTTATGGTTCTGTTGTACGTGAGGGTGCTTTTATATCTAAGGGTGTTATTTTAATGCCTAGTTTTGTAAATATAGGTGCTTGGGTAGGTTTAGGAACCATGATTGATACTTGGGCAACTGCGGGAAGTTGTGCACAAATTGGAAAAAATGTGCATGTGGCAGGAGGTGTTGGCATTGGTGGTGTGCTTGAACCTGAAAATGCAAGACCCGTTATCATTGGTGATAATGCCTTTTTGGGAAGTCGTGTAATCGTTGTTGAAGGGACTATTGTAGGTGAGGGTGCTATTCTTGCTGCCAATGTTTCTTTAACTTCTTCAACGCCAATATATGATGTAACTACACAAGATAAAAAAGAATATAGAGGAATTGTACCTCCAAATGCTGTTGTGGTTGCAGGAACTAGAATGAAGGAATTTGCTGGTGGAGAGGTTCCTATTCAATGCGCCTATATTATCGCTTTTAGAAGCCCAAAAACAGATACGAAAGTAAGTTTAAACCATATTCTGAGAGAGACAGGGATTCCTGTATAA